CGGCCTCATCCGCGCCTGCCTCCTTCAGGAATTCAATACCATTTGCATTTGCCTGCTGCACCTTAAGGATGGCTTCCGCCTCACCTTCGGCCTCACGTATCATTGCTTCTTTCTTCGCTTCCGCACGCAGGATCGCCGCCTGCTTTTCTGCCTCAGCATCGAGGATAGCAGATTCTTTATGTCCTTCCGCCACAAGGATCGTAGACTTCTTCTCACCTTCCGCGCGCAGGATCGCCTCACGGCGTTCACGCTCTGCCTTCATCTGCTTCTCCATCGCATCCTGGATCGCTGCCGGCGGAATGATATTCTTAAGTTCCACACGGTTTACTTTAATTCCCCACGGGTCTGTCGCTACATCGAGGGAAGAACGCATCTTCGTGTTGATCGTCTCTCTTGATGTAAGCGTCTGGTCCAGCTCCAGGTCACCGATTATATTTCTCAGTGTAGTGGCGGTCAGATTCTCGATCGCCATGATCGGGTTTGCCACGCCGTAACAGAACAGCTTCGGATCTGTGATCTGGTAGAATACGACCGTATCGATCCGCATCGTGACATTGTCCTTTGTGATGACCGGCTGAGGAGCAAAGTCCACCACCTGTTCTTTCATATCTACTTTTCTTGCAACGCGGTCCACGATCGGAAGTTTGACATGAAGTCCCGTACTCCAGGTCGCCTGATATGCGCCGAGTCTCTCAATGACGAGCGCCTGCGCCTGTCTGACGATTCTGATACAGGATATCAGTATCAAAACGACTATGACTATAACAACTATACCTGTGATTTTACCAATTA
This is a stretch of genomic DNA from [Clostridium] hylemonae DSM 15053. It encodes these proteins:
- a CDS encoding SPFH domain-containing protein, coding for MGALIGKITGIVVIVIVVLILISCIRIVRQAQALVIERLGAYQATWSTGLHVKLPIVDRVARKVDMKEQVVDFAPQPVITKDNVTMRIDTVVFYQITDPKLFCYGVANPIMAIENLTATTLRNIIGDLELDQTLTSRETINTKMRSSLDVATDPWGIKVNRVELKNIIPPAAIQDAMEKQMKAERERREAILRAEGEKKSTILVAEGHKESAILDAEAEKQAAILRAEAKKEAMIREAEGEAEAILKVQQANANGIEFLKEAGADEAVLTLKSLEAFERAADGKATKIIIPSEIQSIAGLVKSLAEVGQKDEAQE